One region of Oryza glaberrima chromosome 7, OglaRS2, whole genome shotgun sequence genomic DNA includes:
- the LOC127780263 gene encoding probable carboxylesterase 2, with amino-acid sequence MSVHARKIAAGDVAIDLHPFIRKYNDGRVERILRSSFVPASEDPAASRGGVATRDVVIDERNGVSARLFLPPSRDNTDIADGDHRIRLPVVLYIHGGSFCTESAFCRTYHRYAASLASRAGALVVSVEYRLAPEHPVPAAHDDAWTALRWVASLSDPWLANYADPSRTFIAGDSAGGHIAYRTAVRASREGDSHGIDIEGLIIIHPYFWGSYMLPSEVGWDGESAIRPETVENVWPFVTSGQAGNDDPWIDPPVEEVASLTCRRALVAVAEKDFLRDRGRLLAARMRGCAWAGAGDGRNVTLVESEGEDHGFHLYSPLRATSRRLMESVVRFINERSAAAAVAATSPWPAGVLPELHECSPSRARKGKMSKAQPLLSVPSRPYQGVFLNGPDLQAPRGPSAMKINNALTVGLDKASKRGFGSFATWANPNNRRAIKRPLSASVSRNIVAKNFF; translated from the coding sequence ATGTCCGTGCACGCACGAAAgattgccgccggcgacgtcgccaTCGATCTCCATCCGTTCATACGCAAGTACAATGACGGCCGCGTCGAGCGCATCCTGCGCAGCAGCTTCGTGCCGGCGTCGGAGgaccccgccgccagccgcggcGGGGTGGCGACGAGGGACGTCGTCATCGACGAACGCAACGGCGTGTCCGCGCGCCTCTTCCTCCCGCCATCCCGCGACAACACCGACATCGCCGACGGCGACCACCGGATCAGGCTTCCCGTCGTCTTGTACATCCACGGCGGCTCCTTCTGCACCGAGAGCGCCTTCTGCCGGACGTACCACCGctacgccgcctccctcgcctcgCGCGCCGGCGCCCTCGTCGTGTCCGTCGAGTACCGCCTCGCGCCAGAGCATCCCGTGCCCGCGGCACACGATGATGCGTGGACCGCGCTGCGTTGGGTGGCATCCCTCTCCGACCCCTGGCTCGCCAACTACGCGGACCCCAGCCGCACGTTCATCGCCGGCGACAGCGCCGGCGGCCACATCGCGTACCGCACGGCGGTGCGCGCCAGCCGTGAAGGCGACAGCCACGGCATCGACATCGAGGGGCTTATAATCATCCATCCCTACTTCTGGGGATCTTACATGCTGCCTTCCGAGGTAGGATGGGACGGCGAGTCGGCGATCAGGCCGGAGACGGTGGAGAACGTCTGGCCGTTCGTGACGTCCGGCCAGGCGGGCAACGACGACCCATGGATCGACCCTCCCGTCGAGGAGGTCGCGTCGCTGacctgccgccgcgcgctggtGGCCGTCGCCGAGAAGGACTTCCTCCGCgaccgcggccgcctcctcgccgcccgcatgcgcggctgcgcgtgggccggcgccggcgacggacgCAACGTGACGCTTGTGGAGTCGGAGGGCGAGGACCACGGGTTCCACCTCTACAGCCCTCTCCGCGCGACAAGCAGGAGGCTCATGGAGAGCGTCGTGAGGTTCATCAACgagaggagcgcggcggcggcggtggcggcgacctcgccgtGGCCGGCCGGTGTCCTGCCGGAGTTGCACGAGTGCTCGCCGTCGCGCGCACGCAAGGGCAAGATGTCGAAGGCCCAGCCACTCTTGAGCGTGCCTTCGAGGCCGTACCAGGGAGTATTTCTCAATGGGCCGGATTTGCAAGCTCCGCGTGGCCCAAGTGCCATGAAGATCAACAATGCATTGACAGTTGGGCTGGATAAAGCATCGAAGAGAGGGTTCGGTTCATTTGCGACCTGGGCCAACCCTAATAATCGCAGGGCAATCAAGCGCCCTCTGTCAGCATCAGTTTCACGGAATATTGTGGCCAAGAATTTCTTTTAG
- the LOC127780085 gene encoding bisdemethoxycurcumin synthase-like, whose amino-acid sequence MGSLVAPVTVHEHRRAERADGPATVLAIGTANPANCVTQLDYADFYCRVTNSEHLAGIKDKLDTLCVSASGSEKRFFHHTEEMINAHPEFLDRATPSLDARLQIAAAAVPELAATAAARAVVQWGRPATDITHLVVTTNAGAHAPSADVRFAALLGLRPTVRRTMIHLNGCSAGAAALRLAKDLAENSRGARVLVACVELTVLTFRGPDCPHTVNCQALFGDGAGAVIVGADAVRPVEQPMFEMVSASQTLIPGTEHVITMQLTEHGLDGNIDAKELAPLAANNVKKCLSDALTPLGLDGGEWNDLFWAVHPGSPLILDHIESALQLKPGKLAASRRVLREYGNMLGSTLIFVLDEQRRRMEEEGDGAEWGVILGFGPGFTIETMVLHAPDHDSRKKN is encoded by the exons ATGGGCAGCCTCGTTGCTCCGGTCACCGTCCACGAGCACCGGCGTGCCGAACGAGCAGACGGCCCAGCCACCGTGCTGGCCATCGGCACGGCGAACCCAGCGAACTGCGTGACCCAGCTCGATTACGCCGACTTCTACTGCCGTGTCACCAACAGCGAGCACCTCGCTGGCATCAAAGACAAATTAGACACACTAT GTGTGTCGGCGTCGGGCAGTGAGAAGCGTTTCTTCCACCACACGGAGGAGATGATCAACGCGCACCCTGAATTCCTCGACCGCGCGACGCCGTCGCTGGACGCGCGCCTGcagatcgccgccgcggccgtccctGAGCTCGCCGCGACTGCCGCGGCGAGGGCCGTCGTCCAGTGGGGCCGCCCCGCCACCGACATCACCCACCTCGTCGTCACCACCAACGCGGGCGCCCACGCCCCGAGCGCCGACGTCCGCTTCGCCGcgctcctcggcctccgcccCACCGTGCGCCGCACCATGATCCACCTCAACGGCTGctccgcgggcgccgccgcgctgcgcctCGCCAAGGACCTCGCCGAGAAcagccgcggcgcgcgcgtcctCGTCGCCTGCGTCGAGCTCACCGTCCTCACCTTCCGCGGGCCGGACTGCCCCCACACCGTCAACTGCCAGGCGCTgttcggcgacggcgccggcgcggtcatcgtcggcgccgacgccgtgcGCCCCGTCGAGCAGCCGATGTTCGAGATGGTCTCGGCTTCGCAAACGCTCATACCGGGGACCGAGCACGTCATCACCATGCAGCTCACGGAGCACGGCCTCGACGGCAACATCGATGCCAAAGAGCTCGCCCCTCTCGCCGCGAACAACGTCAAGAAGTGCCTCTCCGACGCGCTCACGCCGctcggcctcgacggcggcgagtggAACGACCTCTTCTGGGCGGTGCACCCGGGAAGCCCGTTGATCTTGGACCACATCGAGAGCGCTCTCCAGCTAAAGCCGGGGAAGCTGGCGGCGAGCCGGAGGGTTCTAAGGGAGTACGGCAACATGCTCGGCAGCACGCTGATCTTCGTGCTCGACGAGCAGCGACGGCggatggaggaggaaggagacggaGCTGAGTGGGGGGTGATACTGGGGTTTGGACCCGGTTTCACCATTGAGACCATGGTGTTGCACGCACCTGATCATGACAGCCGGAAGAAGAATTAG